Proteins encoded within one genomic window of Paramisgurnus dabryanus chromosome 11, PD_genome_1.1, whole genome shotgun sequence:
- the adipor1b gene encoding adiponectin receptor protein 1b, which produces MTTFHHGDCGSNSDAEWATSDDERNIEEVEVAELGPLLKSPENSESKGASACPDEDEDEEGLLVVTLPMQAHHAMEKMEEFVHKIWEGRWRVIPFHLLPDWLKDNDYLLHGHRPPMPSFRACFRSIFRIHTETGNIWTHLLGLIFFVCLGTLTLLRPSMSFMAPVQEKVVFGMFFLGAVLCLCFSWLFHTVYCHSEKVSRTFSKLDYSGIALLIMGSFVPWLYYSFYCSPLPRLIYLSAVCVLGVCAIVVAQWDRFATPRHRSTRAGVFLALGLSGIIPAVHFSIAEGFVKATTEGQMGWFYLMGAMYISGATLYAARVPERYFPGKCDIWFQSHQIFHVLVVGAAFVHFYGVSNLQEFRYGLEGGCTDDTLL; this is translated from the exons ATGACAACGTTTCACCATGGTGACTGCGGCTCCAACAGTGATGCCGAGTGGGCGACCTCTGATGATGAAAGAAATATAGAGGAAGTTGAGGTTGCTGAACTTGGGCCACTGCTGAAGAGTCCAGAAAATTCTGAGTCAAAA GGTGCCTCAGCGTGTCCCGACGAAGATGAGGATGAAGAAGGTTTGCTGGTGGTTACACTGCCCATGCAGGCGCACCATGCCATGGAGAAGATGGAGGAGTTTGTGCACAAG ATATGGGAAGGACGCTGGAGAGTTATCCCATTCCATCTCCTTCCAGATTGGCTAAAGGACAATGATTACCTGCTGCATGGACACCGCCCACCCATGCCCTCCTTCCGTGCTTGTTTTCGAAGCATCTTCAGAATTCACACAGAGACTGGAAACATCTGGACACACCTGCTAG GCCTAATTTTCTTTGTGTGTTTGGGAACACTAACTTTGCTTCGACCAAGCATGTCGTTCATGGCTCCCGTGCAAGAGAAGGTTGTGTTTGGGATGTTCTTCTTGGGCGCAGTGCTCTGCTTGTGTTTCTCATGGCTTTTCCACACTGTCTACTGCCACTCCGAAAAAGTCTCCAGAACATTTTCCAA ATTGGATTACTCTGGTATTGCTTTGTTGATAATGGGCTCGTTCGTTCCGTGGTTGTACTACTCATTTTACTGCTCTCCTCTGCCGCGGCTCATCTATCTCTCTGCCGTGTGTGTGCTGGGTGTATGTGCAATTGTTGTTGCCCAGTGGGACCGCTTCGCCACCCCTCGCCACCGGTCCACACGTGCAG GTGTGTTTCTGGCCCTTGGCTTGAGTGGGATCATTCCCGCAGTGCACTTTAGTATAGCAGAGGGTTTTGTAAAGGCAACAACAGAAGGTCAGATGGGCTGGTTCTATCTGATGGGTGCCATGTACATCAGTGGAGCAACACTTTATGCAGCACGGGTACCTGAACGCTATTTCCCTGGAAAGTGTGATATCTGG TTTCAGTCACATCAGATATTCCACGTGTTGGTTGTCGGTGCAGCATTTGTCCATTTTTATGGAGTCTCAAACCTGCAGGAGTTTCGCTATGGTTTGGAAGGGGGATGCACAGATGACACGCTGCTTTAA
- the ptpn1 gene encoding tyrosine-protein phosphatase non-receptor type 1, which produces MEDEFREIDDLGNWTAVYQEIRLQSSDLPCKIAKLPENRGRNRYRDVSPFDHSRICLEIGNNDYINASLISVEEAQRNYILTQGPLPNTCGHFWEMVWEQRCRGVVMLNRVIEKGSIKCAQYWPQREEREAVFEDTNLKLTLVSEDVKSYYTVRLLELENLSTQETREILHFHYTTWPDFGVPESPASFLNFLIKVRESGCLSPDHGPVVVHCSAGIGRSGTFCLVDTCLLLMSQRKDPSSVRIREVLLEMRRYRMGLIQTADQLRFSYLAVIEGAKYIMGDTSLQESWKELSNEEDVPPQFTPPPRPPPRVDPPNGTGDLQKSEPARFFTEMTNNIEICANRAPQVFSDGPELRKRTAGEVGATTLSSGQHENPIVAAEAPPKPARSPPKTPPEDAAHSAWSPFLVNTCVCTVLAVGAYVCYRTFVH; this is translated from the exons ATGGAAGACGAGTTTCGGGAAATTGATGATCTCGGGAACTGGACCGCCGTTTACCAG GAAATTAGGCTGCAGTCCAGTGACCTACCATGTAAGATCGCCAAACTTCCAGAAAACAGAGGTCGTAATCGCTACAGAGACGTCAGCCCAT ttgaCCACAGTCGTATTTGTCTAGAGATCGGTAATAATGACTACATCAATGCCAGCCTGATCTCTGTGGAGGAAGCACAGAGAAACTACATACTAACTCAG GGTCCTTTGCCGAATACCTGTGGTCATTTCTGGGAGATGGTATGGGAGCAGCGCTGTCGAGGGGTCGTGATGCTGAATCGTGTAATAGAGAAAGGCTCG ATAAAGTGTGCTCAGTACTGGCCACAGCGAGAAGAGAGGGAGGCAGTGTTTGAGGACACAAACCTCAAACTCACTTTGGTGTCGGAGGATGTCAAGTCGTATTACACGGTGCGACTGCTGGAGCTGGAAAATCTGTCG ACACAGGAAACACGGGAGATTCTTCATTTCCACTACACCACATGGCCAGATTTCGGTGTACCTGAATCACCTGCGTCTTTTCTCAACTTTCTGATTAAAGTGCGCGAGTCGGGCTGTCTGAGCCCGGACCACGGCCCTGTTGTGGTCCACTGCAGTGCTGGTATTGGCCGTTCTGGAACTTTCTGCCTCGTAGACACATGCCTTTTACTG atGTCTCAAAGGAAAGATCCGTCATCGGTCCGTATCCGAGAGGTTTTGTTGGAAATGCGGCGATACCGCATGGGTCTGATACAAACAGCAGATCAGCTTCGTTTCTCTTACCTCGCGGTCATAGAGGGAGCCAAGTACATCATGGGAGACACCTCTTTACAG GAGTCATGGAAAGAGTTATCAAATGAAGAGGATGTTCCTCCTCAATTTACTCCTCCTCCCAGACCGCCACCCAGAGTAGACCCCCCTAATGGCACGGGTGACCTGCAGAAATCTGAGCCTGCACGCTTTTTCACAGAGATGACGAACAACATAGAAATCTGTGCCAACAG AGCACCCCAAGTATTTAGTGACGGCCCAGAACTTCGCAAAAGGACAGCTGGTGAAGTCGGAGCGACAACACTGTCAAGCGGACAACATGAAAACCCGATCGTCGcggcagaagcccctcccaaaCCCGCTCGGTCCCCACCCAAAACTCCACCAGAAGATGCTGCCCACAGTGCTTGGAGCCCCTTTCTGGTCAACACGTGCGTGTGTACGGTGCTGGCTGTAGGTGCATACGTCTGTTATCGCACCTTTGTCCACTGA